The genomic window TTGAGCTCCCTCTGCTAGCTTCAGGATCTTGCGTTGGGCATGGCGGCAGTGAACGGCAAGAAGCGTAGGTGTGAGGCGGCCGGGCTCGCCGAGCTCCACGAGGACATGCTCGAGCGCATGCTCGCGCGCCTTCCGCCGGCCAGCTTCTTCCGCCTCCGGGGCGTCTCCCGTCGGTGGCGCGCGGTGGCGGAGTCGAACACCTTCCGCGCCGCCTGCGCCCGCGTCCCGGCTCGTGACCCGTGGTTCCTCATGCTCTCGGACTCTGAACAGCCGAAGGAGGAGCAGAAGCCGGCGCGTCCCGCCGTCGTTTTCGACTCGGCCGAGCGCGCCTGGGCGCGGTGGCGTGGCGCACCGGGGCCCGTGCCGGTGGCTGCGGCGGGGGGTCTCGTGCTCTACCGCGACCATGTCACGGGAGAGCTCACCGTGACCAACCCGCTCACGGGCGCGTCCCGCGCGCTCCCGCCGCCGTGCGCGGCAGGCACGCTCCATGCCATCGCCATGTACGGCTCCCCGTACCGCGTGGTCCTCATCCTGGGTGAGCTGCCTGACCTGTCCATGGTGTCGTTCGACTCGTCCTCGAACGCGTGGGAGGGCGCGGTGCAGCTGTCTAGGAAGCTGGAGGAGGCCTCGTCCCGGGAACGCGCGGCAGAAGAC from Phragmites australis chromosome 14, lpPhrAust1.1, whole genome shotgun sequence includes these protein-coding regions:
- the LOC133891041 gene encoding F-box only protein 13-like yields the protein MAAVNGKKRRCEAAGLAELHEDMLERMLARLPPASFFRLRGVSRRWRAVAESNTFRAACARVPARDPWFLMLSDSEQPKEEQKPARPAVVFDSAERAWARWRGAPGPVPVAAAGGLVLYRDHVTGELTVTNPLTGASRALPPPCAAGTLHAIAMYGSPYRVVLILGELPDLSMVSFDSSSNAWEGAVQLSRKLEEASSRERAAEDDGGNDTVYFLSKSGDVVATNMQRSASRQYSSAVACRGGEAVVYFLSHSGTVVACDLARRAFAELPRILPVYHEYSIDVVACDGAAYVVVLSEFLDTASLRVWEFADGAWRQVAAMPPSMSHAFYGKKADVNCVGHGGRVMVCVSSGEANNANGCFMCDVKSNRWEELPRCSNGDGETTDFVAAVSFEPRMEVAV